The region CGCCAGCAGGCAGCCGAGCAGGGCCGGTGGCACGCGCCGCGAGACGGCTACGAGCTTGAGGTGGCCTCGATATTCGAGCAGGTGCTGGGCGTAGGGCGTGTGGGTGTCGAGGATAACTTCTTCGAGCTTGGAGGCCACTCGATCCTCGCGCTGAGGGTGATGGCGAGGGTTCACAAGCAGATGGGCAGTGAGCTGGAGCTGTCGGCTCTGATGAGGGAGCCTACAGTTGGAGGACTAGCGCGGTTGATAAGAGAGCAGGAGCGAGGCAGGGGGCGAGTAGGGAGGCTAGTGGCGATACAGCCAGCGGGGGGCAGGGAGCCGTTCTACATAGTGCATCCGATAGGAGGGCAGGTGATGTGCTACGTGGGGCTGGCGAGGCACCTTGGGCCAGAGCAGCCGGTGTATGGGCTAGAGGCTGGTGGGCTTGAGGCGGCGGCGGGCCTGCAAGAGAGCATAGAGGGAATGGCGCGAGAGTACGTCGAAGAGGTGAGGAAGGTGCACAAGGGAGGGGCCTACGTAGTGGGAGGGTGGTCAATGGGAGGAGTGATCGCCTACGAGATGGCGAGGCAGATGAGGCGAGAGGGCGATGAGGTCGAGGCGGTAGTGCTGATAGACACGCTGTCACCGGCGGTGATGAGCAAGCTCGGGGGGTATGAGGAGGAGGATGGTTTTTTGATGGCGCTGTACGCTAGGAGCCAGATGAGGGCGAGAGGAGAGGCAGGAGCAGGGGTGAGGCCGGAGCAGTTCAAGGGAATGAGCGAGCGGGAGCAGCTAGAGTACTTGAAGCGGGAAGGGGTGGTGCCGGAGGAGGTGAGCGAGGAGTACGCGGGGAGGTTCATGGAGGGGTACCGAAGGAGGCAGAGGGCGATAAGGGAGTACCAAGGAGGGGGCTACGAGGGGAGGGTAGTGCTGGTGAGAGGTAAGAGGGTGGAAGGTGAGGGAGACTGGCTGGCGGAGGAGTATCGCAGGATGGGTGTGGACGTGGGCGCGAGGGCGCTGGGTTGGGACGAAGAGGTGAGCGGGGATGTGGAGGT is a window of Pyrinomonadaceae bacterium DNA encoding:
- a CDS encoding thioesterase domain-containing protein is translated as RQQAAEQGRWHAPRDGYELEVASIFEQVLGVGRVGVEDNFFELGGHSILALRVMARVHKQMGSELELSALMREPTVGGLARLIREQERGRGRVGRLVAIQPAGGREPFYIVHPIGGQVMCYVGLARHLGPEQPVYGLEAGGLEAAAGLQESIEGMAREYVEEVRKVHKGGAYVVGGWSMGGVIAYEMARQMRREGDEVEAVVLIDTLSPAVMSKLGGYEEEDGFLMALYARSQMRARGEAGAGVRPEQFKGMSEREQLEYLKREGVVPEEVSEEYAGRFMEGYRRRQRAIREYQGGGYEGRVVLVRGKRVEGEGDWLAEEYRRMGVDVGARALGWDEEVSGDVEV